In a genomic window of Callospermophilus lateralis isolate mCalLat2 chromosome 12, mCalLat2.hap1, whole genome shotgun sequence:
- the Eef1akmt1 gene encoding EEF1A lysine methyltransferase 1 translates to MTDSEDDDTPQLSSHTLAALQEFYAEQKQQADPGGDDKYNIGIIEENWQLSQFWYSQETALRLAQEVIAAAGEGGRIACVSAPSVYQKLRELHREDFSIYIFEYDKRFSMYGEEFIFYDYNNPLDLPEKIAAHSFDIVIADPPYLSEECLRKTSETIKYLTRGKILLCTGAIMEEQAAELLDVRMCKFIPEHTRNLANEFRCYVNYDSGLD, encoded by the exons ATGACTGACTCAGAAGACGATGATACCCCCCAGCTTTCCTCCCACACCTTAGCAGCTCTCCAGGAATTTTATGCTGAGCAGAAGCAACAAGCTGACCCAGGTGGGGATGACAAATACAACATTGGAATAATAGAAGAAAATTGG CAACTGAGCCAGTTTTGGTATAGTCAGGAAACTGCTTTGCGACTTGCACAGGAGGTGATTGCTGCTGCTGGAGAAGGTGGCAG AATTGCGTGTGTGAGTGCTCCCAGTGTTTATCAGAAACTCAGAGAACTACACAGAGAAGACTTCTCTATATACATCTTTGAATATGACAAAAGATTCTCCATGTATGGAGAAGAATTTATCTTCTATGATTATAATAATCCACTGGATTTACCTGAAAAAATTGCTGCACATAGTTTTGACATTGTAATAGCAGATCCTCCCTATCTTTCTGAGGAATGTCTCAGGAAGACATCCGAAACCATCAAGTACCTGACAAGGGGCAAGATTCTGCTATGCACAG GTGCCATCATGGAAGAACAGGCAGCTGAACTCTTGGATGTAAGGATGTGCAAGTTTATTCCAGAACACACACGAAACTTGGCAAATGAGTTCCGCTGCTATGTGAATTATGATTCTGGACTGGACTAG